From Cyprinus carpio isolate SPL01 chromosome A7, ASM1834038v1, whole genome shotgun sequence, a single genomic window includes:
- the LOC109061741 gene encoding pro-adrenomedullin-like yields MQLILQSIFCCCLLATFAPGVDGAKHDLKRSVRLQRSRRDLSLAALRTLDNSQFVRPDDVKDNLRPHSSTDISIRTKRSKNSISQSRRSGCSLGTCTVHVLAHRLHDLNNKLKIGNAPADKINPFGYGRRRRSVPEKVMTLRQEGSRLRTVWSSSSSQSRLHKLEALLRRT; encoded by the exons ATGCAACTGATTCTGCAGTCAAtcttctgctgctgcctgctggcCACCTTTGCACCTGGTGTGGATGGAGCAAAACATGACCTGAAAAGAAG TGTCCGGTTGCAGAGATCAAGACGGGATTTGAGCCTTGCTGCACTGAGGACTTTAGACAACAGCCAGTTTGTCAGACCGGACGATGTCAAAGACAACTTAAGGCCACATTCCAG CACTGACATCAGCATAAGGACAAAACGCTCCAAGAACTCCATCAGCCAGTCCAGGAGATCGGGCTGCTCGCTCGGCACCTGCACGGTGCATGTGCTGGCACACCGTCTCCATGACCTCAACAACAAGCTGAAGATCGGTAATGCACCCGCTGACAAGATCAATCCCTTTGGGTACGGCCGGCGGCGAAGGTCTGTTCCAGAGAAAGTAATGACACTGCGACAGGAGGGCAGCAGGCTGCGGACGGTGTGGAGCAGCTCAAGCTCTCAATCACGGCTGCACAAGCTGGAAGCGCTGCTCAGACGGACGTGA